The following are encoded together in the Chaetodon auriga isolate fChaAug3 chromosome 6, fChaAug3.hap1, whole genome shotgun sequence genome:
- the LOC143322232 gene encoding glycine cleavage system H protein, mitochondrial-like: MAACGLFRSLSSNFSTVLPLLTRSAQLSPLRLASKPYFGRTLASSSRLTAALKFTDKHEWIRVEDDGIGTVGISNFAQEALGDVVYCGLPEVGTQLAQQDEFGALESVKAASELYSPLTGEVVEVNTLLADKPGLVNKSCYKDGWLMKMTIANPAELDALMDEAAYERYIRSIED, encoded by the exons ATGGCCGCCTGTGGACTATTCCGCTCCCTGTCTTCCAACTTTTCCACAGTTTTGCCTTTACTTACACGCTCGGCACAACTCTCCCCGTTGCGGCTGGCGTCTAAACCTTATTTTGGAAGAACACTAGCCTCCTCTAGCCGATTAACAGCAG CACTTAAATTCACAGACAAGCACGAATGGATTCGAGTAGAAGACGACGGGATTGGGACTGTCGGTATCAGCAACTTTGCGCAA GAAGCTCTGGGAGACGTAGTTTACTGTGGACTGCCAGAGGTGGGAACACAGCTGGCTCAGCAAG atgAGTTTGGAGCTCTGGAAAGTGTAAAGGCAGCCAGTGAGCTCTATTCCCCTTTGACTGGAGAAGTTGTAGAGGTCAATACACTACTGGCAGACAAACCTGGTCTGGTCAACAAATCTTGCTACAAAGATG GCTGGCTGATGAAGATGACCATTGCCAACCCTGCAGAGCTCGATGCTCTAATGGACGAAGCAGCCTATGAGAGATACATCCGCTCCATTGAGGACTAA